TGGCAGGAGGCCATGCAGGCCCCGCAGCCGGTGCATTTGTCAATGTCGATCACCATGCCCCAGGTGATCGGGAATTCCTTTTTCTGTCCGGACATGACGGCTTCCCTTTACCTTGCGTTAGGCGATTTTGACTTCCGAAGCGATCCACATGGACATGCCGGAGCCCGGCTCCTCGGCCACGGCCATGAGGGAGAGGTAGTTGGCTCCCTTGCCCTGGCTGAAGTAGTCGAAGGCTGTATGGCCAAAGCCCAGCGGGGCCGAGACCATGCCGGTCATGACGCTTTCGAAGATGTGGACCTTGGCCTGGCAGTCGACGCCGGCAGCGGAGAGCTTGACCATCTGCCCTTTTTTGAGGCCGAGGGTTTTGGCGGTTTCGCTGTTGAGGCGCACCAGGGTGTTCTCGCCGAGCAGCTCGGTATCAGGCACGGTGGTCAGATCCTGACAGGGAATGCCCGTGGCCGGGGTGCCGGTGCGCAGCTGGGCGTAGGGAGCCAGCGTGGCGCCGGCCGCAGGCTTGCCGGCCTTGGCGGCCTTGGCCACCACTTCAGCGGCAAAGCCCATGCCGGTCTGGGCCACCTGTCCGACCATGGTCCAGGCATAGCCTGCTTCCAGGGCCTTCCAGAGATCGCCGCCGACCAGGGCGGGGGCGGGCTTTCCGGCCGCCACCTGCCAGGGCATGACGTCCTTGGCCACAAATCCGCCGCTGGCCTTGGACAGGCTGGCGACTTTTTCCTTGAGCACCTGCTGGAAATTATCGAACTTGAGATCGATACTCAGCTTGCGGGCCAGGGCCAACAGGACATCGGCCGAGGTTTTGGTGTCGTAGATGGGCTTCTGGATGGGCCGCACCAGACTGTAAACGCAAAAGCCGGAACCGTAAGGCGTGGCCACGTCGTCGTAGCGCTCAAGAGGCAACGAGTTGGGCAGAACCAGATCACACAGGGCCGCAGTCTCGTCCATGAAGGAGGAGAAGCTGACCTTAAACGGGATCTTTTCCAGAGCCTTGGCCATAGTCGCCGCTTCGGGCAGGCCGTAGGCCGGGTTGGCATCGTACACAAGCAGGGCCTTGGGAGCCGGAGTCTTGTCGGACGCAACGCCCTTGAGGAAGGCCGGCAGATCGCCGTCGAGCATGGCCGCCCGGGACAACGCGCCCGGGACCACCGAAGCCAGTTCCGGCAACATGTACACGCCGCCGGGTTTGTTGATGCGGCCAAGGAGCATATTAAGCGACATGCCGGCGATAACCGGCGCAGCGCCCATGCCCTGGCCAAACGGGGAACCGGTGACCACCAGGGCGGCCTTGGAAGCCATCAGGGACTTGGCAATGCCGGCCAGGACGTCGCCGCCGATGCCGGTGGCGCGCTTGACGTCTTCGGGACCGAAGCCGCCGTTGACCACGGCCTTGAAGGTGTCAAAGCCGGGGGCGTTGCTGGTCGCGCCAGCCTTGAGCAGGTGCCAGGCAATGCCCATGGCCACCACGCCAAGTTCGGCGGCGGCAGCGGGAATCCACTGGTCGCACACGGCCGCAGTATTGTTGCGGGTCGGTCCGACGTAGATGTAATTGGAAGCGGGTTT
This genomic window from Desulfovibrio sp. TomC contains:
- the qrcB gene encoding menaquinone reductase molybdopterin-binding-like subunit QrcB; the encoded protein is MGLDRRAFLGLVAGGAVGTMFTPIPWKLIDDAAIWTQNWSWIPKVPKGQIDYVATTSKLCPASEGLKIMRVAGNPVSAAGNPDHPLSRGGVSALARSEVYMLYSPARIKSPMKRNGKTFAPITWEQALIEMSEKLGAAKGSVASISGDATGTVNEVLTALVGKLGSAGAFMMPGEATSAAKALKLMGAQGQAGYDFENADTVLVLGADIFETWGTSTRNRKAFGATRPAGAKPASNYIYVGPTRNNTAAVCDQWIPAAAAELGVVAMGIAWHLLKAGATSNAPGFDTFKAVVNGGFGPEDVKRATGIGGDVLAGIAKSLMASKAALVVTGSPFGQGMGAAPVIAGMSLNMLLGRINKPGGVYMLPELASVVPGALSRAAMLDGDLPAFLKGVASDKTPAPKALLVYDANPAYGLPEAATMAKALEKIPFKVSFSSFMDETAALCDLVLPNSLPLERYDDVATPYGSGFCVYSLVRPIQKPIYDTKTSADVLLALARKLSIDLKFDNFQQVLKEKVASLSKASGGFVAKDVMPWQVAAGKPAPALVGGDLWKALEAGYAWTMVGQVAQTGMGFAAEVVAKAAKAGKPAAGATLAPYAQLRTGTPATGIPCQDLTTVPDTELLGENTLVRLNSETAKTLGLKKGQMVKLSAAGVDCQAKVHIFESVMTGMVSAPLGFGHTAFDYFSQGKGANYLSLMAVAEEPGSGMSMWIASEVKIA